The genome window ATCTTTGTGTGCAGGGGTCAACCTGGCCGGGAAATAACTGCGTTGGGACTATCCTGATGACCAACTGGTGTTGGGCGGGGTGGTCGAGCATTATGAGAGGCGGCAACGTCAAGCGccatttgttatttatttagcATAGCTGGCTGAAGCCCAACCAATTTTTCGCGCCGACAAAGCAATAGTCTCGCCCACAGGTTGCGAATTTATTGCTGATCTGTTAGATGCTGCACATCCTGGTTGATGGCCTGCCTGCAACCGAGGTTAATTCCGAGCAATCCTGAATGACTGGCAAGATGAACATACATTTGAATACAGAAGCCATTAAGGAAGGGTCCCTGAGTGCATTTGCACGCGTGTAAATTACGTCAGCATGTTTATCTGTATTTATGGGCCATATCCTGTTTTCTGATTGGCTGGCGGTAAAGGCCTGTCCACTATCTCTCCACATCAAAGGTATTTCACAGAAAGCCGCCCTCGTTAAAAGTCAAATAGTTTTGAATTATGGCTGTGGTGTAGCGTGGGTTATGATAGACACTGGGACGTTTATATGTCGACCACAGTTGACCAGACAAACACCGGGCAGACTGGACATCTCAGTTGAGAGACTGATCTCGTTGAAAGCACTTAGTCGAGCGATTTCATCCGCCTGTGAACCTGTGACTTATCGTAAGTGTGTTTCCCTCTGATGTTGCCGCCATTGCAGTGGGTCATGACTGTATAGTTATCTCCAACCGGACTCTATATTTCAATGTATGTGTTGTGCTGTGCCAGATAACGGAACTGCGAAGGACAGGTGCCGTGTACTTTTAGCAAGGAAATAGAGCGTTGCCTTTTTTATTCGTACCTACGTAAAGATTACTTCGAATCGGCAATTTTTAAAAACTCAAAGCCAGGACTCGTAACAAGGAGGATACTAGTGCTAAGTTGTTTTGATGCTGTTTTACGCCTAGACACGCAAGGATCTGTACCGTCTTTCCGTAGGCCAACATGGTTTCTGTGCAGTACGAACAACCGACGACCATGCTTCCTAGTCACTATCACGGAGCCCCGCAGAGCTCTTTTGGGCTCGCACCATTCTGTTACACACCTCATCAACCGCCACCACAGACTCAGTACCAGGATTTTACTTACAGTCAGTATCAGGTCCCTCAATCCTTAGGGACGACATCACAACTCCCGGACTCATTATCTTTGAATTCTTATTCCTCGTTCAGTCATCAGCCATCTCAGCCAGTGTGGACACCTCTGGCTTCAGCTTCAAATTATTCACCTCCCCAGACAACACGGACGGGAACTACCTCTTCAAACTGTGTGGACTGGAGTCAGAGCTATTCCTCTCAGTCACCAAGTGCTCACAATCTTGGGGGTTATTCTGGCAATCCGCGTGTGCCATGTTCCTCTGTGACAAGTGTGCTCTCGCATTCTCCGAACACTGGTATCCACGTTGTGACCGAGCAACCCATGACTGGACCACCATCGTTACCGGGGTCCCCGCAGTCAGGCATCATCACATCAACCCATTCCCCTGGGGGAGTTGTCCAACCTCCATGTCCCAAACCATGTCAGCCACAGCCTTGTCCAAATATGCCACGAGAACCCTACGACTGGATGCGAAGACAAGACTACCCACCAACGCCTCCAGAAGCACCTAATAAATGTAAGTCCCCATTTTACTTCAAAATGCATGGATCATCTTGACACGTCTTGTTAAGCGACTCTCTTAATTGTCGCACGCGTTAATCCATTTGACTCGCAATGATACCCCTGCATGgtattttgatgatgttgatcaaTTTGTGTGACATATCGCATCATTCATAAGGCGGTAGGGAATTGCTACCAAGAATTTCTGTCTCCTTACGCAGCACTTTCCTAAAATTTAGTAACGATTCCTGGATAGTGCCATATTGACAAACAGGATGGATACGGCTGGTATGAGGGTTTGTTCCAAATAGGGGTTTATCCTATTTGACACATCCAAGTTGTCACCATAACATTATGGATCCTGTCTTTTTTACTTAGAAATGGCAATCATCACTCAACTTTCGTTGTCAATGTTGGTTCATTCTTGTAAAGTCGAATAAGTTTTCTTGCCACTTCCTGATCCAATTTGTATCGGGAGGATTCAGTTCCAGTGGCATCTATGATCATGAATCAGTTTACCAGGGTCTCCGCAGGCTGGGGGAATTGTTTCACTCCCACATCCCAAACTATGTAAGCCACAGCCTTGTCCAAATATGCCACGAAAAGCCTACGACTGGATGCAAAGACAAGACAGCCCACCAACACCTCCAGAAGCACATAACCTTTCCCCTTAGAA of Lineus longissimus chromosome 9, tnLinLong1.2, whole genome shotgun sequence contains these proteins:
- the LOC135493957 gene encoding homeobox protein CDX-1-like isoform X1, whose product is MVSVQYEQPTTMLPSHYHGAPQSSFGLAPFCYTPHQPPPQTQYQDFTYSQYQVPQSLGTTSQLPDSLSLNSYSSFSHQPSQPVWTPLASASNYSPPQTTRTGTTSSNCVDWSQSYSSQSPSAHNLGGYSGNPRVPCSSVTSVLSHSPNTGIHVVTEQPMTGPPSLPGSPQSGIITSTHSPGGVVQPPCPKPCQPQPCPNMPREPYDWMRRQDYPPTPPEAPNKCSTTMENPRWWEAMHCGNDRAGQLEDESIPSHGKTRTKDKYRVVYSDRQRLELEKEFHYSRYITINRKAELAKSLDLTERQIKIWFQNRRAKERKINKKKDVMVKDPKETSHDSDMDSNSPLSFGMVASSATHASSAASSAPVVQKTASLDLLTSMSTPIAYSLDGMSCQPLVKHELRR
- the LOC135493957 gene encoding homeobox protein CDX-1-like isoform X2, whose protein sequence is MVSVQYEQPTTMLPSHYHGAPQSSFGLAPFCYTPHQPPPQTQYQDFTYSQYQVPQSLGTTSQLPDSLSLNSYSSFSHQPSQPVWTPLASASNYSPPQTTRTGTTSSNCVDWSQSYSSQSPSAHNLGGYSGNPRVPCSSVTSVLSHSPNTGIHVVTEQPMTGPPSLPGSPQSGIITSTHSPGGVVQPPCPKPCQPQPCPNMPREPYDWMRRQDYPPTPPEAPNKWKTRTKDKYRVVYSDRQRLELEKEFHYSRYITINRKAELAKSLDLTERQIKIWFQNRRAKERKINKKKDVMVKDPKETSHDSDMDSNSPLSFGMVASSATHASSAASSAPVVQKTASLDLLTSMSTPIAYSLDGMSCQPLVKHELRR